One region of Dysidea avara chromosome 1, odDysAvar1.4, whole genome shotgun sequence genomic DNA includes:
- the LOC136253476 gene encoding uncharacterized protein, with product MDGYGILFVAVFLLLQSENLCSATGFCYSREYNLEIDRGITSTALRNCYGSTPYSVTPCTQYRSAASNQRSVRFETDGQSVSYNIISLSRRCFFHVNNVRYSNDGSSDRISVYLDNNMVGDFTTISRSNNGHLWNVFRDSGVIGDAQTLGPGEHRLTFTITSTDRYGVELDKVNVSFTQCDGPCPVVTSSSPSSIYENCNSDINLQTENGIASSPLDQCDSMNPQTPCVQYRSRASNGLSVYLARNGQNISHNITSHSWCAFSITDVQYSNDGDSDTVSIYLDNNIIGDFNTVRTYGGDGHLWNVFRSSYAVGTTQIMSPGVHQLSVRVSSTDQYGVEIDKVNVSFTLCDGECPVVLTTRQPVDVEECDSDYNLEIENAFATSLRSCDSLTSQTPCIQYRSEASNDTAVHFASNGQNASYTITAPSECSLHVDNIMYSNDGQRDLLRIYLDNHLIGEFTTLANSGGGNLWNVFRSSGIVGTPQIIVPGEHKLTIVVSSTDEHGVELDKVSLSFTQYDGECPSVILPMQQPVDEGCNAVLNLEMENGLSLIPLLGCDQVYSPATCIQFRSQASSELTVRVVSDRQDVWFNVTSQSQCSLQVNNVIYSNDGESDEISIYLDDTKIGGFATRVEYGNGNLWNVFENSGLVGSRLTLDPGQHRLTFRVVSTDQHGVEMDKVNVSFTQCSGECPTVHRQMITYNEDCNSALNLEMENGISSTLLKECNQVYSQTPCIQYRSEASDQQTVHLTSSGQYVSYTITSHSRCSFHILGLQYSNDGDSDTISIYLDNERFGEFITHSSSGGGHLWNVFENPGLIGNTQILDHGEHTLTIRVSATDQYGVELDMIRIAFSMCNGECPSVTPLHHPDDQTPTKNPDQKDTNMSPDNTNNENQGDGSENSEGDLSDGELAGLLVTIIAVLVISLIVVIALFYACKRRQKYM from the coding sequence ATGGATGGTTACGGCATTTTATTCGTTGCAGTATTCCTGCTATTACAATCAGAGAATTTATGCAGTGCCACGGGATTCTGTTACAGCCGGGAGTACAATTTGGAAATAGACCGCGGAATCACGTCCACCGCTTTGAGAAACTGCTACGGAAGTACCCCTTATTCTGTAACTCCTTGTACTCAATACCGAAGTGCAGCTTCTAACCAACGGTCAGTTCGCTTTGAAACGGATGGACAGAGCGTGTCGTACAACATTATTTCACTTTCCCGCCGGTGTTTTTTCCATGTTAACAACGTTCGATACTCGAATGATGGCAGCTCGGATAGAATAAGTGTTTATTTGGACAATAATATGGTTGGCGACTTCACTACTATTTCGAGGTCTAATAATGGCCATTTGTGGAATGTGTTTAGAGACTCCGGTGTAATAGGTGATGCGCAAACCCTCGGACCTGGAGAACACAGACTGACATTTACAATTACTTCCACAGATCGATATGGTGTGGAATTGGACAAAGTAAATGTTTCATTTACTCAATGCGACGGTCCGTGCCCAGTAGTCACATCATCTAGTCCATCTTCAATATATGAGAATTGCAATAGTGACATCAATTTACAGACGGAAAACGGAATAGCATCATCTCCGCTCGATCAATGCGATTCAATGAACCCTCAAACCCCGTGCGTCCAGTACCGAAGTAGGGCTTCAAACGGACTTTCAGTTTACCTCGCTAGAAATGGACAGAACATATCACATAACATTACGTCACATTCTTGGTGTGCTTTTAGTATTACCGACGttcagtattctaatgatgggGATTCAGACACAGTAAGCATATACCTGGATAACAATATTATCGGTGACTTCAATACGGTTAGAACATATGGTGGAGATGGCCATTTATGGAATGTATTCAGAAGCTCTTATGCGGTAGGGACCACACAGATAATGTCTCCTGGAGTTCACCAACTTTCAGTTAGGGTGTCTTCAACAGATCAATATGGTGTTGAAATTGACAAAGTGAATGTCTCGTTTACATTATGTGATGGTGAGTGCCCAGTAGTGCTTACGACACGCCAACCAGTAGACGTTGAGGAATGTGATAGTGACTACAACTTAGAGATAGAAAATGCATTTGCAACTTCACTAAGGTCATGTGATTCTCTGACTTCCCAAACTCCATGCATCCAATATCGAAGTGAAGCTTCTAATGACACAGCAGTTCATTTTGCAAGCAATGGACAAAATGCGTCATATACAATTACAGCACCTTCTGAGTGTTCCTTGCATGTCGACAACATTATGTATTCTAATGATGGTCAAAGAGATTTGCTAAGAATTTACCTGGATAACCACTTGATTGGTGAATTTACTACTCTTGCAAACAGTGGAGGTGGAAATTTATGGAATGTGTTTAGAAGTTCTGGCATTGTAGGTACTCCTCAGATCATCGTTCCTGGAGAACACAAACTTACCATTGTAGTTTCTTCAACAGATGAACATGGTGTGGAACTTGACAAAGTAAGTCTATCATTTACGCAGTACGATGGTGAGTGCCCCTCTGTAATACTACCAATGCAACAGCCAGTTGATGAAGGTTGTAATGCTGTCTtaaatttagaaatggaaaATGGACTATCGCTAATTCCACTACTAGGATGTGACCAAGTATATTCCCCTGCTACATGTATCCAATTTCGAAGCCAGGCTTCTAGTGAACTAACCGTTCGTGTTGTCAGTGATAGACAGGATGTTTGGTTTAATGTTACTTCACAATCCCAGTGCTCCTTACAAGTTAATAATGTTATATATTCCAATGATGGTGAATCAGATGAAATAAGTATATACCTTGACGATACTAAAATTGGTGGATTCGCTACTCGTGTTGAATATGGAAATGGTAATTTATGGAATGTGTTTGAAAACTCTGGACTTGTAGGTAGTAGACTGACTCTCGATCCTGGACAACACAGGCTTACCTTTAGGGTTGTGTCAACAGATCAACATGGAGTGGAAATGGACAAAGTGAATGTCTCATTTACACAGTGCAGTGGTGAGTGTCCAACAGTACACAGACAGATGATTACTTATAATGAGGATTGTAATAGTGCTTTGAACTTAGAGATGGAAAATGGAATATCATCTACACTGCTGAAAGAATGCAATCAAGTGTACTCCCAAACCCCATGCATCCAGTACCGAAGTGAGGCTTCTGATCAACAAACAGTTCATCTAACAAGCAGTGGACAATACGTATCATACACTATCACATCACATTCACGATGCTCTTTCCATATTCTTGGGCTTCAATATTCAAATGATGGTGATTCTGATACAATTAGTATTTACCTGGATAATGAAAGATTTGGGGAATTTATTACACATTCGTCCAGTGGAGGTGGTCATTTGTGGAATGTGTTTGAAAACCCTGGTCTTATAGGCAATACGCAGATCCTCGATCATGGAGAGCACACACTTACCATTAGAGTGTCTGCAACAGATCAATACGGTGTAGAACTTGACATGATAAGAATAGCTTTTTCAATGTGTAACGGTGAATGTCCATCAGTGACACCATTGCACCATCCAGATGATCAGACCCCAACTAAAAATCCAGATCAGAAAGATACAAATATGAGTCCAGATAATACAAATAATGAGAATCAAGGAGATGGAAGTGAAAATTCAGAAGGTGATTTATCTGATGGAGAACTTGCAGGACTACTTGTAACAATTATAGCAGTTCTTGTAATTTCTTTGATAGTAGTAATAGCTTTGTTTTATGCATGCAAACGCAGACAGAAGTACATGTAA